The window CCGCGCCCTGGGCGAACGGCCGAACAGCGCGGCGACGCTGATCGTGCTGCTGGGCCTGGTGATCCTGCTGGTACCGGTGGTGGTGATCGGACTGTCCATGGCCGAGTCCGTACGCGACCTGGTGCAGGCGATCCAGAACCGCACCCTGCAGATTCCGCTGCCTCCGGACTCGGTACAGAACTGGCCAGTGATCGGGCAGTACGTCTTTCGCTTCTGGCATCGCGTGGCCACCGACTTCATGGGCGTGGCGCACCAACTGGCCCCGCATCTGCAAGGCGTGGCGAAGAAGATCGCCGGCCAGGCGGCGGGCGTCGGCATGGGGCTGATGCAGTTCCTCGCCGCCTTCGTCATCGCCGGCGTGATCATGGCCTACGGCGCGCTGGGTAGCCGCACTGCCTGCGACATCGCCATCCGTATCTCCGGCCCGGAGCGCGGCCCCGGCCTTGCCGAGTTGTGCACCGGAACCATCCGCGCGGTGGCCCAGGGCGTGGTGGGCGTGGCGTTCATCCAGACCATGATCCTCGGCCTCGGCTTCATCGTCATGGGCATCCCCGGCGCCGGCCTGCTGTCCCTGGGCGTACTGCTGCTGGGCATCACCCAGTTGCCGGTCGTGCTGATCACCCTGCCGGCGATCATCTACGTGTTCATGACCGGTGATTCGCTGCTGGTGAGCATCCTGTTCACCGTGTGGACTGTCATCGGCGGCCTCAGCGACAACGTGCTCAAGCCGCTGTTGTTCGGCCGCGGCGCCAAGGTGCCGATGGCCGTGATCCTCATCGGCGCCCTGGGCGGCATGCTCAGCAACGGCATCATCGGCCTGTTCGTCGGCCCGGTGGTCCTGGCCCTGGGCTACGAACTGTTCATGTCCTGGGTGCGCGAGCGCGAAACGCTGGCCGAGCCGCCCGCCAACCCGACACACTGAAGCGCCCTCGCCGGTCCTCAGGGCAGCGCGACCATTTCCTTCAGCGTCACCGCCCAGGTGCCTTTCGGATTGAGGTAGCGGTAGCCGAACCGCGAGCCGTTGGCGCGGGCCGTCAGCACCGCGTTCCAGGCCAGGCCGCGCTGCAGGTCATGGGCCGGATCGAGGAGGAAGAACGCCTCCTCGCTCATGCCCACCGCCAGCCCCCAGTGGCGGATGTCGCTGTCCTTGCGGCCGTGGAAGCCCAGCACCACCGGGACGTTCGCCTCCAGGTAACGGCGGGTCAGCTCGACCATGCGCCGACCGCTGCCCCTTACGACCTGGAACTCCTTGTCGCTGATCACCTTGAGCAGCTCCAACAGATCGTCGCCGGTGGTGCCGACGCGGATCAGCGTCTCGCGCTGCTCCAGTGCCTGCATCAGACGCCCGTAGCGCGTGCGCGAATCCACCGGCGCCAGCCCCTTGGCCTGGCGGCGGCCCAGCTGGTTGCGCGCCAGCATCGCCATCACCAGGCAATAGGGGCCGCAGGCGCCGTCCATGTCGCCCTGGCGCAGGTGCACCTTGTCACCGCGCTTGTTGATCAGGCCGCCACTGCCGCGCTCGTCCACATCCCAGTGCAGCCCGTCGATCAGGGTTATCCGCATCGTTCCGTCCCCGTCCGTTTGTAGGTCTGACCGGCAGGTGTGCGGATCATTCCAGTGGCTTGCGGTTACAATGGTGCCCCTTTTCCTGCTGCGGTCTTCCGTCATGTCCGAACCCATCCGCCTGTCCAAGCGCCTCGCCGAGCTGCTGCCCTGCTCGCGCCGCGAAGCCGAGCTGTACATCGAAGGCGGCTGGGTGACGGTGGATGGCGCGACGGTGGAAGAGCCACAGTTCAAGGTCGACGCCCAGCACATCGCACTGTTGCCCGGCGCCATGCCCGAGCCCCTGCCGCCGGTCACCCTGCTGCTGCACAAGCCCGCCGGCTACAGCGTCGAAGATGCGGTGGCGCTGCTGCGGGAAGAGCAACGCTGGAGCGAAGATCCCTCGTCGCAACGCCTGTTGCGCAAGCACTTCCGCCAGCAACGCCCGACCACCCCGCTGGAGGACGGCGCCAGTGGACTGCTGGTGTTCACCCAGAATTTCGGCGTCATTCGCAAACTGGTGGACGATGCCGCGCGGGTCGAGCATGAGTATGTGATCGAGGTCAGCGGCGAGCTGGATGCCCATGGCCTGAAGCAGATGGTCCAGGGCCTTCCGCTGAAGGCCAGCTGGCAGAGCGAGAAGCGTCTGCGCATCGCCGGCAAGCAAGTGCGCCCGGGGCTGATCGGCAAGCTGTGCCGGGAAGCCGGGCTGCGCGTCGAAGCGATCCGCCGAATCCGCCTGGGCGGCGTGGCCATGGCCAAGCTGCCGGTCGGCCACTGGCGCTACCTGCAGCCGGGCGAACGCTTCTAAGGGACGCTCCGGGCTCCCCGCGCAACGTGGGGAGCCGCCCTAGTACGCAGTTTTGCGCTGCTATCGATGGCATCGATAGTGAACAGCAGGCGCTTTCAGTTCTCTTCGCCGGGCCCAGGCGGCATCTTCACCCCATCAGCTCGCAGGACCCCGAAACCCGCGACATTCGCCCACGGCTCTAACGAGGATTGGATCATGCAAATCGTACTGGACTTCCTGCTGCTGGTTGGCTCCCTGGTGGAGCTGCTGCTCTACGTCGTCCTGGCCAGCGTGATCCTGGCCACCGTCGTGCTGGCCAGCGTGGTCGCGGTGCTGACCCTGCGTTCGCCGGGCCAACCGATCACCATTCCCGAACGTCGCCGGCCGCAGGTCCGCAAGCCGCGCCCGGCCCTCGTGCAACAACCGGCGCTGGCGAAGGCGGCCTGAGGCCGCCCCAACCACAAAGCCTGTCGGACGCAGTCGCGCCCCGCTTCAGGAATGGCCGATACCCTGGTCTTCCAGGTGGTCCGCCTCGAACAACGTCTCCAACTCCTTGCGCGCCTCGCGGGCGGTCTGGATCACCGCCTTCTCGTCGTCGTACACACGGTACTGGGCCATCAGCACCGCTTCGTCGTGGCGCTTGAAGCGGCGGATACGCGCCGCGACCTGCTCCTCGCTCAGCCCAAGTCCGGTCAGCAGCAGGCGGCTCATTTCCAGGCTGGAGTGGAAGGTCTCGCGCACCGGGTTGGCATCGGCATCGAGCAGGTGGTAGACGTGCTGGCGGTTGCGCGCGCGGCCGATGATCTTCATGTGCGGATAGAGCTTGCGCACCAGCCGTGCGGTCTCGATGTTGGTCTGCGGATCGTCGGTGGCGACCACGAAGAACTCGGCCTTTTCCACCTGGGCGGCGCGGAGGATTTCCGGGCGCAGCGGGTCGCCATAGAAGATCGGGATGTTGCCGTAGCTGCGGGTCAGCTCGATGGTGTCCACCGAGGTGTCCAGCGCGACGAAGGGCACGCCCTGGGCGCGCATGATACGGGCGACCACCTGGCCCATCCGGCCCATGCCTGCAATCACTACGCGGGGCGCGTCGTCGGGCAGCTGGCGGTACTCCGGCGGCGGCTCGCGCAGGGCAGCCGGCTTGGGCTTGATGTTGCGCGCCAGGGCCAGCACCAGCAGCGGTGTCATCGCCATCGACAGGGTGATGCCCAGCACCAGCAGCGCATGCAGGTCGGCATCCATCAGGCCCTGGGCCCGCGCCAGCTTGAACACCACGAAGGCGAACTCGCCGCCGGCCCCCAGCAGCACGCCCAGGCGTAGAGCCGAGACCTTGTCCAGGCCACCGGCAAGTCGGCCGATGAGGAACAGCAGCGGCAGCTTGATGCCCACCAGCAGCAGAGTCAGGCCGATGACCCGCAGCGGCTCGCTCTGGAACAGGCTGAGGTCGGCGCTCATGCCGACGCTGATGAAGAACAGCCCCAGCAGCAGCCCCTTGAATGGCTCGATCTGCGCTTCCAGCTCGTGACGGTATTCCGAGTCCGCCAGCAGCAGGCCGGCGAGGAACGCGCCCAGGCCCATGGAGACACCCGCCTCTTCCATCAGCCAGGCGGTGCCCACCACCACCAGCAGCGCGGTGGCGGTGGACAGGTCGGCCTGGCCGGTACGCGCCACCGAGCGGAACACCGGACGCAGCAGGAAGCGCCCGCCGATCACCACCACGGCGATGCTGCCGACCACTTCCATGACGTGAGCCAGATCGCCGCCGGCCGCCGCCGAATCGGCGCGCGCACCCAGCAGTGGGATCATGGCAATCAGCGGGATGGCCGCGATGTCCTGGAACAGCAGGATGGCGAAGGCCAGGCGGCCATAGGGACTGTTCAGTTCCTTGCGCTCGGCGAGGATCTGCAGGCCGAAAGCGGTGGACGACAGGGCCAGGCCGCCACCGATCACCACCGCGGCGTTCACCGGCAGATCGAACGCCAGCACACCAAGGCTGCCCAGCGCCAGCGCGGTGAGCAGCACCTGAGCCAGGCCCACGCCGAACACCTGCTTGCGCATCACCCACAGGCGCTTGGGCGAAAGCTCAAGACCGATGATGAACAGCAGCAGCACCACGCCCAGCTCGGACAGGCTGGCGACGCTTTCCGGGTTGTCGATCAACCCCAGCAGCGAAGGGCCGATGAACACGCCGGCCAACAGGTAGCCGAGCACGGCCCCCAGTTGCATGCGCTTGGCCAGCGGCACCATGAATACCGCAGCGAGCAGGAAGACCACTGCCGACTGCAGGTAATTCGTCCCATGTTCCATGTATCAAGACTCCTTGGAAGGGGTGGGGCTAAACGAAGCTCCACCCACGTCGTTCAAATCCGGCAGCTTTCGATTCAAGTGCCTTCAAATCCGGCATCGAGGGCCACGCCCTCGGCCAGCAGGTGGCGTTGGAACTGCCCGGCCAACGCTTCCACCTGGCCCCACGGCTGTGCGTGGCGCTCGTCCAGCGCCACATGGCTGGTGGCGCGGCAGCGCGCGTCGAGCCCGCAGTCCTGGTAGAAGGCGTTCACCACCTCGACCATCGGCTCGCGCTGGTTTTCCATCAGGATCGCGCCGTGGGCTAGCACCACGTAACGGCCGTCGCTGGGGCGACGGCGCCAGCGCTGGGCTGTGCCGACCAATTTTCGCCCCGTCAGGTTGACGTTGTAGCGGCCATCGCAGAAGGCCCCTTCCACCTCGCCCAGCCCCGGGTCCAGGCCAAGCGCGGCCAGCCAGTCACAGAGCGGCTGGCACAGGCGCTGATAGGCGGTTTCGATGCGCGTCTGCTCGTTGTCCGTCGGCGGAATCGCGTAGACCAGGGCGACGTTGAGCACGGCGGGCGATTGCGGCACGGGCTCACCGCCGGTGTCACGCAGTGCAATCGGCCAGCCCAGGCCGGCACAGGTCTGTTCCGCCGTGCTGAAACCGTCCAGCCGGCTGAGCCGGCGTGGCATCACCAGCGCCTGCTGGAGCGGGCGCCAGAACAGCAGTCCACTGTCCCGGCGGCCATGGAAGGCATCGTCCAGCAGGGCCCGCTCGGCATCCAGGCCCTCTTCCACCGGCAGGCATTGCACTCTGTTCATGACCGATTCCTTCAGCATCCAGGGGGGCGGACTATGCCCGCAGCAGGCGAATCCGACAATGATCAGAGACGGGTAGTTGCGGCCATAGCGACTTTTCGAAGGTAGCGTCAGTGTGCGGCAGTGAACAACCCGAGCACTTCTTCTCCCCCTTGCCACGACAGTGCCATCACCGCTGTCTATGCTCCAACTGCCCGAATGGGCCAGGGAGGGGCAGTAATCGTGTCCAGGACATGGCTCCAGCAGTTGCAGCACTCCATCGCCGTCAATAACGCGATGGCGTTGCCGGTTGCCCGGGAAAACCTGCGACGGCTGTATTTCGCCTCGGCGTTCGCCGTGGCTTTCGATCTCATCCACATCCTGGTGTTCTGGCTCAACCTGCAGGGCTCAAGTCCGGAGCACGACGGCTGGCGCCTGGACATCATCCGCATCCACGCCACCATCGCCATCCTGTTCAGCGCCCTGGGCCTGCTCGCCTGGCTCGCCTCGCGCCCCCAGCGCAATGCGCCGCTGTGGTACATGAAACTCCTGAGCCTGCTGGCCGCCACCGTCCTGCTCGGCTTCGGCATCGCCATCACCGGCGCGGACCAGCAGGTCACCAGCAGCATCACCCCCTTCCTGATGAGTTCCGTGGGCGCAGCCCTGATCATCCTGATGCGTCCGCGCCATGCCATCACCCTCTACATCCTCGCGCTCAGCGCCTTCGAAGTGACGATGATGCTGACCCAGGCAACTCCGGAGCTGCGCCTGTCCAACCAGATGGGTGGACTGACCATCTGCGGCATCGGCCTGATCCTGTCGCTGATCCTCTGGCATGGCCACGTACGCAACCTGCGCCAGCGCCAGTTCCTTCGCCAGCAGAGGCAGGAGCTGGAAGAAAAGAACCGCCAGCTGGAATACCTCGCCGGCCATGATCCGCTGACCGGGCTGTTCAACCGACGGCAGTTCGACCAGTTGGTGACCATGGAGCTGTCACGGGTATCCCGGCAGCCGGCGCCGGTCAGCCTGCTGATGGTGGACCTGGATCATTTCAAGTTCATCAATGACCGGTACGGCCACCCACTGGGCGACGAAGTGATCCGCCATGCCGCCAACCTGCTGCGCAACTACACCCGCAGTGGCGACAGCGTGGCGCGGCTGGGCGGGGAGGAGTTTCTGCTGCTGTTGCCCGACACGGGCCAGTCGCAGGCCCGCAGCATCGCCGAGAAGGTCCGCAAGCTGCTGGAGGAAACCCCGTTGCCGATGAAGGACGGCCTGCTCTACCTGACCGCCAGCTTCGGCATAGCCAGCCTGGAGGCTGGTATACCTGGCACCTATGAGCTGCTCTATGCTGCCGCGGACAAGGCGCTGTACCGGGCCAAGGCCAGTGGGCGCAATCGGGTGGAGTTGATCGAGGTGGGGGCGCAGATGGGGACGTTTGATTGAGGGCTGGGTAGCGTTACATCCTCCGGCCGTCCTTACGCCTGCTGCTCTGCGTAGGAGCGGGCGATGCTTTTCTTTGGGTGTTCAGCGTCGCTTCGGTGTGGGCTGGAAGATTTTGTTTCGCCCCCTCGGGCGAGTCACTTTCTCAAACGACGGATGGCCGCCCCAAGAAAGTAACCAAAGGGCTCGTCCCGACATCCGGGCCCGGCTTCGCCGGACTGATTCGCTTCGCTCCGTTTCCCTCGCTCCGGTATCGCTCCGAGGGTCGGCGTAGAAGGGCCATCCCTGGCCCTCTTAGCGGCGACGCCTAGTCCTCTCGCGGCATCCATGCCGCTCGCCCCTCTGCGCAATACCTCCACTCGGCCTCCTGACGGGACTCTGCGCGCGCCTGCAACGTTGGCTGCTTCGTGCATGGACTGCTTTTCGTAGGAGCGAGGGGGACGCCTAGTTCTTGCTCGCGAACAGAATTACCCGGCCACATCAGCGTCAGGCGGTTCGCGAGCAAGCTCGCTCCTACAGGTTGGCGATAAACCCAGACGCTTCCCTGTCAGCACGGATTCCGTCGCGATGGATTTCGCGGACAAGGTCCGCTCCTACGAAGAGCATGACCGCTCTGGCTCTTGAAGATTTCCAGAGAAATATCCGCACGCACCGGAGCGCCCCTTCAGGAGGCCGAGTGGAATCGGAGTTTCAGGGGTTGAGCGGCATGGATGCCGCGAGAGCGTCGTTGGGCCATGGATGGCCCGTCGACGCGGGCCCCTGAAACTTCGATGGAACGAGGGGAGTCTCGCGAAGCGAGACCCGGATGATGGGGCAAGACCTTTTGGTTCCTTTTGTGTCGTTTGACAAAAGGAACTCGCCCGAGGGGGCGAAACAAAATACATCCGAGCACGCCGAAGCGGCGCTGGACACCCAAACAAGAAACAAGAAACAAGAAACAAGAAACAAAAGCATCGCGGACAAAGTCCGCTCCTACGACAGCCATGCTCCCCTGCAGGAACAGAGCCTATCCGCAACCTGAGCGCCCCTCGGCACTACAGAGACTTACGGCGCGCTGTACTTGCGCGTCAGCCCCGGCGGCACGCCGGTGCTGTCGGTCTCGGTCCAGGGCCCTTGCGGCCCGACGCTCCAGTACCAGCCGTTATCCCAGTGGTAGTAGGTGCGCTGGCGGTAATAGGTGTCTTTCTGCCCCTGCATCACATAGACCCCCAGGCTGGCATCCCAGCGGCCCTTGCCGCCGGGCGGCGGGGCGAACTGGGGCGGGCGCTTGGAGGTCGGCTGTTGCTTGCTCGGCTGCGGGGTGATCGGCGAGGAAGACGACTTGACCGGCGGCTTGGTGGTCGTGGTACCCGGCTGCGTTGGTGCCGTTGTCGGCCCCGATGGCTGCTCCGGCTGCGGCGGTTGCACCACGCAGCCACCCAGTACCAGCAAGGCGCTCAGCGCCAGCAATCTAACCTTCATCACCCTACCCTCTTCTATCTGTTTCAGCGCTGGTCCGGGCTGTCGATGGTCACTGCCTGCTCGCCAGCCTGGGCAGTAGACAACGCTTCACTGCGTCCGATCCACTCCCCGGCCGTCGCATTGCCAGCACGGGAAATCCGCGCCACCAACTGCACCTGCGGGAAGGCCGAGAGCTTGAGCTGCGGCATCATCGCATCGGCGTCGCTGAGCGCCACTTCGCTGGGCAGGTCGGAGACCTTCAGGCGCTTCACCGCCAACGGCATCGGCGGACCGCTTACCGCGCGGGCGAAGACGAACACGCTATCGTCCGGCTTGACCTGGCCCTTCACGGCGGCGCTCAGGTCGACCTTCACCTTCAACGTCACGCCGGCAGTGGCCGGGGCGGCAGGTGCGGTGGGAGGCGTCTCGCCCTTCTCGACCATGCGCTGGCGGGCACGTTCGATGCCTCCGGCGATGGCTTCGCGGGACGGATCATCGGCCGGCAGTATCGCGACCAGGCGGCCCCAGTAATCGACCGCATCGGCGAACTTCTCGTCCTCGAAGGCGGCGATGCCGAGCAGGCCGAGGGTGGTGACTTCCTGCGGGTCCTTCTTCAACGCTTCATCCGCCAGCGCGCGCACTTCCGGGCTGAGCGACTTGTTGCCGGCGAAGTACAGCGCCTGGGCCCACTGGCCGAGCACTTCCGGCTGTCGGCCGGAAAGGCGCGCGGCCTGCTCGAAGGCCTTGGCGGCGTCGGCGGCGCGGTTCTGGGTCATGTAGGTTCGACCGAGGAAGTACCAGCCTTCGGCGGAGTCCGGCTGCGCCTGCACCGCGCGCTCCAGGCGGGCGGTCATTTCTTCCATGGAATGCGGCGCGGTGGCGAACTCGCGGGCCAGGGCCACCTTGTCGCTGGCGCCCCAGTGCAGGTACAGGCCCAGCGCGAGGAACGGCAGGAGCAGCACCACCAGCAGCGGCGCGGCGCGGCCGAGACGGCTGCGGCGGTCCTCGGAGGCACCTTCGGTATCGGCCAGCAGCTCGCGGGCAGCCTCGGCGCGGCCGGCTTCGAGCTGGGCATCGTCGAGGGTGCCGGCATCACGCTGGGCGGTCAGTTCGGCCAGACGCTCCTGGTACAGGGCGACGTTGAGGGCGGTGCGGTCTTCCTCGGCCTGGGCGCG of the Pseudomonas sp. PSE14 genome contains:
- a CDS encoding AI-2E family transporter — its product is MLPPPPEKLLSRNLLDVLIRAGLILLLALFCFRIFHPFLDLMLWSVILAITLYPLHQMCSRALGERPNSAATLIVLLGLVILLVPVVVIGLSMAESVRDLVQAIQNRTLQIPLPPDSVQNWPVIGQYVFRFWHRVATDFMGVAHQLAPHLQGVAKKIAGQAAGVGMGLMQFLAAFVIAGVIMAYGALGSRTACDIAIRISGPERGPGLAELCTGTIRAVAQGVVGVAFIQTMILGLGFIVMGIPGAGLLSLGVLLLGITQLPVVLITLPAIIYVFMTGDSLLVSILFTVWTVIGGLSDNVLKPLLFGRGAKVPMAVILIGALGGMLSNGIIGLFVGPVVLALGYELFMSWVRERETLAEPPANPTH
- a CDS encoding RNA pseudouridine synthase; the encoded protein is MSEPIRLSKRLAELLPCSRREAELYIEGGWVTVDGATVEEPQFKVDAQHIALLPGAMPEPLPPVTLLLHKPAGYSVEDAVALLREEQRWSEDPSSQRLLRKHFRQQRPTTPLEDGASGLLVFTQNFGVIRKLVDDAARVEHEYVIEVSGELDAHGLKQMVQGLPLKASWQSEKRLRIAGKQVRPGLIGKLCREAGLRVEAIRRIRLGGVAMAKLPVGHWRYLQPGERF
- a CDS encoding monovalent cation:proton antiporter-2 (CPA2) family protein, translated to MEHGTNYLQSAVVFLLAAVFMVPLAKRMQLGAVLGYLLAGVFIGPSLLGLIDNPESVASLSELGVVLLLFIIGLELSPKRLWVMRKQVFGVGLAQVLLTALALGSLGVLAFDLPVNAAVVIGGGLALSSTAFGLQILAERKELNSPYGRLAFAILLFQDIAAIPLIAMIPLLGARADSAAAGGDLAHVMEVVGSIAVVVIGGRFLLRPVFRSVARTGQADLSTATALLVVVGTAWLMEEAGVSMGLGAFLAGLLLADSEYRHELEAQIEPFKGLLLGLFFISVGMSADLSLFQSEPLRVIGLTLLLVGIKLPLLFLIGRLAGGLDKVSALRLGVLLGAGGEFAFVVFKLARAQGLMDADLHALLVLGITLSMAMTPLLVLALARNIKPKPAALREPPPEYRQLPDDAPRVVIAGMGRMGQVVARIMRAQGVPFVALDTSVDTIELTRSYGNIPIFYGDPLRPEILRAAQVEKAEFFVVATDDPQTNIETARLVRKLYPHMKIIGRARNRQHVYHLLDADANPVRETFHSSLEMSRLLLTGLGLSEEQVAARIRRFKRHDEAVLMAQYRVYDDEKAVIQTAREARKELETLFEADHLEDQGIGHS
- a CDS encoding lipoate--protein ligase family protein; amino-acid sequence: MNRVQCLPVEEGLDAERALLDDAFHGRRDSGLLFWRPLQQALVMPRRLSRLDGFSTAEQTCAGLGWPIALRDTGGEPVPQSPAVLNVALVYAIPPTDNEQTRIETAYQRLCQPLCDWLAALGLDPGLGEVEGAFCDGRYNVNLTGRKLVGTAQRWRRRPSDGRYVVLAHGAILMENQREPMVEVVNAFYQDCGLDARCRATSHVALDERHAQPWGQVEALAGQFQRHLLAEGVALDAGFEGT
- a CDS encoding GGDEF domain-containing protein, giving the protein MSRTWLQQLQHSIAVNNAMALPVARENLRRLYFASAFAVAFDLIHILVFWLNLQGSSPEHDGWRLDIIRIHATIAILFSALGLLAWLASRPQRNAPLWYMKLLSLLAATVLLGFGIAITGADQQVTSSITPFLMSSVGAALIILMRPRHAITLYILALSAFEVTMMLTQATPELRLSNQMGGLTICGIGLILSLILWHGHVRNLRQRQFLRQQRQELEEKNRQLEYLAGHDPLTGLFNRRQFDQLVTMELSRVSRQPAPVSLLMVDLDHFKFINDRYGHPLGDEVIRHAANLLRNYTRSGDSVARLGGEEFLLLLPDTGQSQARSIAEKVRKLLEETPLPMKDGLLYLTASFGIASLEAGIPGTYELLYAAADKALYRAKASGRNRVELIEVGAQMGTFD
- the ccmI gene encoding c-type cytochrome biogenesis protein CcmI — protein: MIDFWLAAGLLLLVALAFLLIPLLRGRRAQAEEDRTALNVALYQERLAELTAQRDAGTLDDAQLEAGRAEAARELLADTEGASEDRRSRLGRAAPLLVVLLLPFLALGLYLHWGASDKVALAREFATAPHSMEEMTARLERAVQAQPDSAEGWYFLGRTYMTQNRAADAAKAFEQAARLSGRQPEVLGQWAQALYFAGNKSLSPEVRALADEALKKDPQEVTTLGLLGIAAFEDEKFADAVDYWGRLVAILPADDPSREAIAGGIERARQRMVEKGETPPTAPAAPATAGVTLKVKVDLSAAVKGQVKPDDSVFVFARAVSGPPMPLAVKRLKVSDLPSEVALSDADAMMPQLKLSAFPQVQLVARISRAGNATAGEWIGRSEALSTAQAGEQAVTIDSPDQR